The Geobacillus genomosp. 3 genome segment CTTCTTCCGCCGCCCGCCGCCGCTGCTCTTCCTCGGCAAGCGCCCGCTTTTTCGCCAGCAACTTTGCCTCGATGTCTGCGCCGATTCGGTCGGCGAGCGTTACGGTCTGTTGATCTTGCTCCTTCTTCCGCTTCGCTTGCTTCTTCACCGTTTTTCACCTCCTTGCATAACAGCCGCCTGTTTGTCAAACGATACAACTAAACCATGAAAAGGAGAGATGACCGATGGCCAAAAACCGTGCTCAAAAAGGAAAGCCGTCCGCTGATACAGTCAAGCCGGTAATCGCGAAAGAAGAACTGGAAAAAGCGCTCCATCCGACAAAGCGGCAAAACAGCCCCCAATAACAGGCGGACGATAGAAAAACCGTAACCGGTCGGGTTACGGTTTTTACAGCACTTCAGTAATGTGCGGCATATGCTCGCCAAGCCAGGCGATTGCATCATTAAGCGTCGCAAACTCCTTCGTTTCAAACGTCATCTCATTTTGCAAAAGCCAAACGTCTTTTTTGTCATGGTACGGACCGGCGACCGACCAATGAAGCAGGCTGTACGGATCATTTTCATGGGTGAATGACACCCACGTTTTTTGCCTTGCCGTCTCCGCCAGCTGCCGGAGTTTACCGTTCATCGCCGGATCCCACCTTCACGAGCGGCATATGCCCGTTTAATATTTGTCTTGGGCTTTTTAGCTGAAAGACGGCCGTGTCCGGCTTGACATCGATCGTCATCGTTTCATCAAAAAAGATGAGCCGCGAACGCTCTAAAAGCACCGGCACAAAATTCGTCCCAACGACAAGATCGTCCTCATCGGCCTCGTCAACGAGCCATAGCGCCGGCACGCCGTCGACTAAACAGCCGCAGCCGTCAGTGTCGTATTTAAGCTTTAACTGCCGCCCCGATTCGGCTACAATGGGGGTAAGCATTTTTTTTGCTGCGTCGGTAAACGTGATATTCACGCTCATAGCTGCTCCTTTTTCCGTTTGTTTTTTATTATTCTACCTGTTCACAGGCAAGACTGTCAAAACGAAAGGGAGGAAAACCCGATGGCAAAAGTGCAAATCAAAGTTAACGACAACGGCTCGCTCCGCGTCACTGGCGATGTGGAGCTTCTAGACGGAGAAGGAAAGCCGTTTGTAACGAAACAAACGTTTTCGTTATGCCGTTGCGGGCTGTCGAACAACAAGCCGTTTTGCGATGGATCGCATAAAGGACGCTTTCAGTCGGTCGTCCGTGCCCCATCTCCGGAAACGGATGAGCAGTGACGAACAGATGGTCATTTCCGTATCGAAAGGCAAAGGCCTCCTTACACAAGTTTCCTAACGGACGGTGGGAGTCGATGGATGAACGATGGCTGCAAAAGCAAGTGCGCAACTGCTTGCGTCACTATGGCTATGACGAGGAGATGATGCCGCTTAGCGACAACGAATGGCACAGCCTTTGCGCCCATATCGCCGCCGCCAAGGAAGAACACCGGGGCGCGAATGTGTATGAACTCGTCCATGACGCTGTGTACCGGTTTCTTACAGGCGCCTAATTCCAGACCGGCGGCCTCTTCACAACTATAAACCGGCTGGCTCTGTATGAAGGCCAGCCGGTTACTTTTGGAAAAACGCTCGTTTCGCCACTTTTTCCACCAACCCCGGGGCAAGGCGATACAGCCGGCTGCCCACGTCCATCCAGCCCGGCATATTCACTTCGCGCGTCGGGGTCATCATCACCGCTACTACACGTCTTGCCACCGCCTCCGCCCGAAGCATCCAGCGCGACACG includes the following:
- a CDS encoding YqkC family protein, producing MNGKLRQLAETARQKTWVSFTHENDPYSLLHWSVAGPYHDKKDVWLLQNEMTFETKEFATLNDAIAWLGEHMPHITEVL
- a CDS encoding iron-sulfur cluster biosynthesis family protein; this translates as MSVNITFTDAAKKMLTPIVAESGRQLKLKYDTDGCGCLVDGVPALWLVDEADEDDLVVGTNFVPVLLERSRLIFFDETMTIDVKPDTAVFQLKSPRQILNGHMPLVKVGSGDER
- a CDS encoding CDGSH iron-sulfur domain-containing protein, whose product is MAKVQIKVNDNGSLRVTGDVELLDGEGKPFVTKQTFSLCRCGLSNNKPFCDGSHKGRFQSVVRAPSPETDEQ
- a CDS encoding YqzH family protein; the encoded protein is MDERWLQKQVRNCLRHYGYDEEMMPLSDNEWHSLCAHIAAAKEEHRGANVYELVHDAVYRFLTGA
- a CDS encoding YqkE family protein, with the translated sequence MKKQAKRKKEQDQQTVTLADRIGADIEAKLLAKKRALAEEEQRRRAAEEARRREEARRRDEQKSFAELLEESDFDWRQFK